Proteins encoded together in one Malaclemys terrapin pileata isolate rMalTer1 chromosome 16, rMalTer1.hap1, whole genome shotgun sequence window:
- the HNF1A gene encoding hepatocyte nuclear factor 1-alpha isoform X1, translated as MVSKLSHLQVELLGALLESGLTKETLIKALGEVDPYALQSESQRAISAIQAEKGEPCAEIPNLPNGMEESRMSEEETSDDGEEFTPPIMKELENLSPEEAAHQKAVVERLLQEDPWRVAKMVKSYLQQHNIPQREVVDTTGLNQSHLSQHLNKGTPMKTQKRAALYTWYVRKQREVAQQFTHAGQGLVAEEPMGDDLPTKKGRRNRFKWGPASQQILFQAYERQKNPSKEEREALVEECNRAECIQRGVSPSQAQGLGSNLVTEVRVYNWFANRRKEEAFRHKLAMDTYSGPQPSSAPPLTSLNSSSLQPTPAISPSKVHDQPHLWEPSLSFSDIGMRYNQQPANEAESSSSNHHGNSSMVTTQTILHQVSPPGLEPSQNLLSTDTKLISAHGGPLPPVSTLTALHSLEQNPHSLSQQTQNLIMTSLPGVMAIGAGETSSLAPAFTNTGASTLVIGLTSTQAQSVPVINSMGSSLTTLQPVQFSQQLHPSYQQPIMQQVQSHINQSPFMATMAQIQSPHALYSHKSEVAQYAHTGLLPQTMVITDTANLSALTNLTPTKQVFTSESETHTESGIHTSVSQTPTIHLQNQDTTIQHLQPGHRLTPSPAVSSSSLVLYHSSDSTNSHSHLLPSTHSVIETFIPTQMASSTQ; from the exons ATGGTCTCTAAGCTGAGTCATCTTCAggtggagctgctgggagcactGCTGGAGTCAGGGCTAACCAAGGAGACCCTGATCAAAGCGCTTGGGGAAGTGGACCCCTACGCCCTCCAGAGTGAAAGCCAGCGTGCCATCAGTGCCATCCAGGCAGAAAAAGGGGAACCCTGTGCTGAAATTCCCAATCTGCCCAATGGGATGGAGGAATCCAGGATGTCCGAGGAGGAAACCTCTGACGATGGGGAGGAATTCACCCCTCCAATAATGAAGGAGCTGGAAAACCTGAGTCCAGAGGAGGCTGCTCACCAGAAGGCTGTGGTGGAGAGACTATTACA AGAGGATCCCTGGAGAGTAGCAAAAATGGTGAAATCCTACCTCCAGCAGCACAACATCCCTCAAAGGGAGGTGGTGGACACTACGGGTTTAAATCAGTCTCACCTCTCACAGCACCTCAACAAAGGCACACCCATGAAGACCCAGAAGAGAGCTGCCCTCTACACCTGGTATGTCCGCAAGCAGCGAGAGGTGGCCCAGC AGTTCACCCATGCTGGTCAGGGACTCGTGGCAGAGGAGCCCATGGGAGATGACCTGCCCACCAAGAAAGGGAGAAGAAACCGCTTTAAGTGGGGTCCTGCCTCACAACAGATCCTATTCCAAGCTTATGAGAGACAGAAGAACCCgagcaaggaggagagagaagcatTGGTGGAGGAGTGCAACAG GGCAGAGTGCATTCAGCGTGGCGTCTCCCCATCCCAGGCCCAAGGTCTGGGCTCAAACCTGGTCACCGAGGTGAGAGTTTATAACTGGTTCGCCAACCGTAGGAAGGAGGAGGCCTTTCGGCACAAGCTAGCCATGGATACCTACAGTGGGCcgcagcccagctctgctcccccactGACCTCTCTCAACTCTTCCTCCCTTCAGCCAACGCCTGCTATCTCGCCAAGCAAAGTCCATG ATCAGCCTCATCTGTGGGAACCAAGTCTCTCCTTTTCTGACATAGGAATGAGGTACAACCAGCAGCCAGCCAATGAGGCAGAGTCTTCCAGCAGCAATCATCATGGGAACAGTTCCATGGTGACCACCCAAACCATTCTTCATCAGGTCTCTCCCCCTGGACTGGAGCCAAGCCAGAACCTGTTGAGCACAGACACTAAGCTG ATCTCTGCTCATGGGGGACCTCTCCCTCCTGTCAGCACCCTGACCGCTTTGCACAGCCTAGAGCAAAATCCACACTCGTTGAGCCAGCAAACTCAGAATCTAATCATGACATCACTGCCTGGTGTTATGGCAATTGgagctggtgagacctcatcccTGGCACCAGCATTCACCAACACAGGGGCCTCCACCCTGGTAATAG GCCTAACCTCCACCCAAGCCCAGAGTGTTCCTGTGATAAACAGCATGGGAAGCAGCCTTACTACCCTTCAGCCTGTCCAGTTCTCCCAGCAGCTCCACCCATCTTACCAGCAGCCCATCATGCAGCAGGTCCAGAGCCACATCAATCAGAGCCCCTTCATGGCCACCATGGCCCAGATACAGAGCCCCCATG CTCTCTACAGCCACAAGTCTGAAGTGGCCCAATATGCACATACTGGCCTTTTACCCCAGACCATGGTGATAACAGATACAGCAAATCTCAGTGCCCTGACTAACCTGACACCAACCAAACAG GTGTTTACATCTGAATCAGAGACCCATACGGAGTCCGGGATCCACACGTCAGTGTCACAGACACCAACAATACATTTACAGAACCAAGACACAACCATTCAGCACCTTCAGCCAGGCCATCGCCTCACCCCGAGCCCAGCTG TCTCCTCTAGCAGCCTGGTGCTGTACCACAGCTCTGACTCCACCAACAGCCACAGCCACTTGCTGCCATCTACTCACAGCGTTATTGAGACCTTCATCCCCACACAGATGGCATCCTCCACTCAGTAA
- the HNF1A gene encoding hepatocyte nuclear factor 1-alpha isoform X2, with product MVSKLSHLQVELLGALLESGLTKETLIKALGEVDPYALQSESQRAISAIQAEKGEPCAEIPNLPNGMEESRMSEEETSDDGEEFTPPIMKELENLSPEEAAHQKAVVERLLQEDPWRVAKMVKSYLQQHNIPQREVVDTTGLNQSHLSQHLNKGTPMKTQKRAALYTWYVRKQREVAQQFTHAGQGLVAEEPMGDDLPTKKGRRNRFKWGPASQQILFQAYERQKNPSKEEREALVEECNRAECIQRGVSPSQAQGLGSNLVTEVRVYNWFANRRKEEAFRHKLAMDTYSGPQPSSAPPLTSLNSSSLQPTPAISPSKVHGMRYNQQPANEAESSSSNHHGNSSMVTTQTILHQVSPPGLEPSQNLLSTDTKLISAHGGPLPPVSTLTALHSLEQNPHSLSQQTQNLIMTSLPGVMAIGAGETSSLAPAFTNTGASTLVIGLTSTQAQSVPVINSMGSSLTTLQPVQFSQQLHPSYQQPIMQQVQSHINQSPFMATMAQIQSPHALYSHKSEVAQYAHTGLLPQTMVITDTANLSALTNLTPTKQVFTSESETHTESGIHTSVSQTPTIHLQNQDTTIQHLQPGHRLTPSPAVSSSSLVLYHSSDSTNSHSHLLPSTHSVIETFIPTQMASSTQ from the exons ATGGTCTCTAAGCTGAGTCATCTTCAggtggagctgctgggagcactGCTGGAGTCAGGGCTAACCAAGGAGACCCTGATCAAAGCGCTTGGGGAAGTGGACCCCTACGCCCTCCAGAGTGAAAGCCAGCGTGCCATCAGTGCCATCCAGGCAGAAAAAGGGGAACCCTGTGCTGAAATTCCCAATCTGCCCAATGGGATGGAGGAATCCAGGATGTCCGAGGAGGAAACCTCTGACGATGGGGAGGAATTCACCCCTCCAATAATGAAGGAGCTGGAAAACCTGAGTCCAGAGGAGGCTGCTCACCAGAAGGCTGTGGTGGAGAGACTATTACA AGAGGATCCCTGGAGAGTAGCAAAAATGGTGAAATCCTACCTCCAGCAGCACAACATCCCTCAAAGGGAGGTGGTGGACACTACGGGTTTAAATCAGTCTCACCTCTCACAGCACCTCAACAAAGGCACACCCATGAAGACCCAGAAGAGAGCTGCCCTCTACACCTGGTATGTCCGCAAGCAGCGAGAGGTGGCCCAGC AGTTCACCCATGCTGGTCAGGGACTCGTGGCAGAGGAGCCCATGGGAGATGACCTGCCCACCAAGAAAGGGAGAAGAAACCGCTTTAAGTGGGGTCCTGCCTCACAACAGATCCTATTCCAAGCTTATGAGAGACAGAAGAACCCgagcaaggaggagagagaagcatTGGTGGAGGAGTGCAACAG GGCAGAGTGCATTCAGCGTGGCGTCTCCCCATCCCAGGCCCAAGGTCTGGGCTCAAACCTGGTCACCGAGGTGAGAGTTTATAACTGGTTCGCCAACCGTAGGAAGGAGGAGGCCTTTCGGCACAAGCTAGCCATGGATACCTACAGTGGGCcgcagcccagctctgctcccccactGACCTCTCTCAACTCTTCCTCCCTTCAGCCAACGCCTGCTATCTCGCCAAGCAAAGTCCATG GAATGAGGTACAACCAGCAGCCAGCCAATGAGGCAGAGTCTTCCAGCAGCAATCATCATGGGAACAGTTCCATGGTGACCACCCAAACCATTCTTCATCAGGTCTCTCCCCCTGGACTGGAGCCAAGCCAGAACCTGTTGAGCACAGACACTAAGCTG ATCTCTGCTCATGGGGGACCTCTCCCTCCTGTCAGCACCCTGACCGCTTTGCACAGCCTAGAGCAAAATCCACACTCGTTGAGCCAGCAAACTCAGAATCTAATCATGACATCACTGCCTGGTGTTATGGCAATTGgagctggtgagacctcatcccTGGCACCAGCATTCACCAACACAGGGGCCTCCACCCTGGTAATAG GCCTAACCTCCACCCAAGCCCAGAGTGTTCCTGTGATAAACAGCATGGGAAGCAGCCTTACTACCCTTCAGCCTGTCCAGTTCTCCCAGCAGCTCCACCCATCTTACCAGCAGCCCATCATGCAGCAGGTCCAGAGCCACATCAATCAGAGCCCCTTCATGGCCACCATGGCCCAGATACAGAGCCCCCATG CTCTCTACAGCCACAAGTCTGAAGTGGCCCAATATGCACATACTGGCCTTTTACCCCAGACCATGGTGATAACAGATACAGCAAATCTCAGTGCCCTGACTAACCTGACACCAACCAAACAG GTGTTTACATCTGAATCAGAGACCCATACGGAGTCCGGGATCCACACGTCAGTGTCACAGACACCAACAATACATTTACAGAACCAAGACACAACCATTCAGCACCTTCAGCCAGGCCATCGCCTCACCCCGAGCCCAGCTG TCTCCTCTAGCAGCCTGGTGCTGTACCACAGCTCTGACTCCACCAACAGCCACAGCCACTTGCTGCCATCTACTCACAGCGTTATTGAGACCTTCATCCCCACACAGATGGCATCCTCCACTCAGTAA
- the C16H12orf43 gene encoding protein CUSTOS isoform X1, whose amino-acid sequence MAALLGGCGANVSDSESSSSAEDLERFREVAWDLAGQRSAVVPPEPGSGGFGKDKLLQVQPSLRQKVNDHDKDGNELQTTPEFRAHVAKKLGAMLDSYITVLEDSSGPVWTSMQTADSEDDGFRLFSSSVPGDCGKSKPPLSARRRRPSSSSELDSDQEWQRYQEAAVSAADILKQSAFFVMPPDSSQVHKQECTEHKQKKKKKRKKKARGEHNSEQKTEGGDQISNETLSSIDRKCKRQEGKCIEDTTLPRVVKKKKKITRKEANDDSAL is encoded by the exons ATGGCAGCGCTCCTGGGTGGCTGTGGCGCGAATGTCTCGGACtcggagagcagcagcagcgcggAGGACTTGGAGCGGTTTCGCGAGGTCGCCTGGGACCTGGCTGGGCAGCGGTCGGCGGTGGTTCCGCCGGAGCCCGGCAGCG GTGGCTTTGGGAAGGACAAGTTACTACAAGTTCAGCCTAGTCTCAG ACAGAAGGTGAATGACCATGACAAAGATGGCAACGAATTACAGACCACACCAGAGTTCAGAGCACATGTTGCAAAGAAACTGGGAGCAATGTTAGACAG CTACATCACTGTCTTGGAGGATTCATCAGGTCCTGTATGGACTTCCATGCAAACAGCTGACTCTGAAGATGATG GCTTTCGCCTATTCTCTTCATCTGTTCCAGGAGATTGTGGGAAATCCAAACCTCCGCTCTCAGCCAGGAGGCGacgaccttccagttctag TGAGCTGGACAGTGACCAGGAATGGCAGAGATACCAAGAGGCTGCTGTGTCAGCAGCAGATATCTTGAAGCAAAGTGCTTTTTTTGTGATGCCTCCGGATTCCAGCCAGGTTCACAAGCAGGAATGTACAGagcacaaacagaaaaagaaaaagaaaaggaagaagaaagctaGAGGAGAGCATAATAGTGAACAGAAGACAGAAGGAGGTGACCAGATCAGCAACGAGACTCTATCGTCCATTGATAGAAAGTGCAAGAGGCAAGAAGGCAAATGTATAGAGGACACAACGTTGCCCAGAGtagtgaagaagaagaaaaagattaCCAGAAAAGAAGCGAATGATGATTCCGCTCTATGA
- the C16H12orf43 gene encoding protein CUSTOS isoform X2 produces MGSVGGFGKDKLLQVQPSLRQKVNDHDKDGNELQTTPEFRAHVAKKLGAMLDSYITVLEDSSGPVWTSMQTADSEDDGFRLFSSSVPGDCGKSKPPLSARRRRPSSSSELDSDQEWQRYQEAAVSAADILKQSAFFVMPPDSSQVHKQECTEHKQKKKKKRKKKARGEHNSEQKTEGGDQISNETLSSIDRKCKRQEGKCIEDTTLPRVVKKKKKITRKEANDDSAL; encoded by the exons ATGGGGTCAGTAG GTGGCTTTGGGAAGGACAAGTTACTACAAGTTCAGCCTAGTCTCAG ACAGAAGGTGAATGACCATGACAAAGATGGCAACGAATTACAGACCACACCAGAGTTCAGAGCACATGTTGCAAAGAAACTGGGAGCAATGTTAGACAG CTACATCACTGTCTTGGAGGATTCATCAGGTCCTGTATGGACTTCCATGCAAACAGCTGACTCTGAAGATGATG GCTTTCGCCTATTCTCTTCATCTGTTCCAGGAGATTGTGGGAAATCCAAACCTCCGCTCTCAGCCAGGAGGCGacgaccttccagttctag TGAGCTGGACAGTGACCAGGAATGGCAGAGATACCAAGAGGCTGCTGTGTCAGCAGCAGATATCTTGAAGCAAAGTGCTTTTTTTGTGATGCCTCCGGATTCCAGCCAGGTTCACAAGCAGGAATGTACAGagcacaaacagaaaaagaaaaagaaaaggaagaagaaagctaGAGGAGAGCATAATAGTGAACAGAAGACAGAAGGAGGTGACCAGATCAGCAACGAGACTCTATCGTCCATTGATAGAAAGTGCAAGAGGCAAGAAGGCAAATGTATAGAGGACACAACGTTGCCCAGAGtagtgaagaagaagaaaaagattaCCAGAAAAGAAGCGAATGATGATTCCGCTCTATGA